Sequence from the Actinomycetota bacterium genome:
GTACCGGCTTCCGATCATCAGCAGCGTTGGTCCCGGTTTCGGCAGCCTCGCAGTTGGGCTCGCGCAGCGAGCGCTCGATGAGGTGCTGGCGGTGCTACCTACCCGAGTGGGGCCACCCAGCTTCGAACCGGCGTCGGCCGATCCACTCAACCAGTTCGCGGTCGGTCGGGCCCAGGCTGCGATCCGCGCCGCGCTGACGTCGAGCCTCGCCATCTTCGGCCGCTACGACGACCGCGCCGCGCGGGGTGAGGACCTCAGCGGCATCTCGCTCGCCGAGCGCGCCGAACTCCACCAGCACACGGTCTGGGTCGCCGAGACGTCGCAGGCGGTCGTCAACGATCTGTTCCGCCTCGGCGGTGCGTCGTCGATTTACGAACCGGGGATCCTCCAGCGCGTTTGGCGCGACATCAACATTCTCAACCAGCACCTTTATCTCCGCGGTTCCAACCACCGGACGGCCGGCGAGGTGTTGCTCGGCTTCGAGGTCCCCAACCCGCTCTTCTAGGCCGCGCGTGCCAACCTCGGAGGTCTGGTGCCGTCGAGGAACAAATCACACGTATCGAGCGGCGTGGGCTCCACCGACGAGCAGTAGGGTCAAGCTCGTGCGCGCCATCCACATCAGCCGCCTCGACGGCCCCGGCGCGGTCGAGGTGGTCGAGGTGCCCGAGCCCGCCGGCGACGGCCAGGTCGTCATCGACGTGCATGCGGCCGGAGTCACGTTTCCTGAGGTGTTGCAAAGTCGGGGCGAGTATCAGATGAAGCCGCCGCTGCCGTTCGTGCCCGGGTCCGAGGTCGCCGGCATCGTCCGCTCTGCTCCCGAGGGCTCGAGCGTTCAGGCCGGCCAGCACGTGGCTGCGTTCCCCGGAATCGGCGGATTCGCCGAGGTGGTGGCGGCCGACCCCGCGATGGTGTTCGCACTGCCTGACGGGATGTCCTTCGAAGCGGCGGCCGCGCTTCCCATGAACTACCTGACGGTCCACTTCGCCCTCACCCGGCGCGGGCGTTTGCGCGAGCGCGAGACGGTACTCGTACATGGCGCGGCCGGGGGAGTGGGAACGGCGGCCTGCCAACTGGCCGCGGCGCTCGGCGCGCACGTCATCGCGGTTGTGTCCTCCGACGCGAAGGTCGAGGTGGCGCGCGCCGCAGGTGCCCACGAGGCGATACTCGCCGATGGGTTTCGCGACACAGTGAAGGAGCGCACCGCGGGGCGTGGGGTTGACATGGTCGTCGACCCGGTGGGCGGCGACCGGTTCACCGACTCGCTGCGCTCTCTGGCCCGCGAGGGTCGTCTGTTGGTGATCGGCTTCACTGGTGGGGAGATTCCGACGGTCAAGGTGAACCGATTGCTGCTGAACAACATCGCGGTAGTCGGTGTGGGATGGGGGGCGTTCTTCTTGGCGGAGCCCTCTTATCTGCAGGAGCAGTGGGCCGAT
This genomic interval carries:
- a CDS encoding NADPH:quinone oxidoreductase family protein; amino-acid sequence: MRAIHISRLDGPGAVEVVEVPEPAGDGQVVIDVHAAGVTFPEVLQSRGEYQMKPPLPFVPGSEVAGIVRSAPEGSSVQAGQHVAAFPGIGGFAEVVAADPAMVFALPDGMSFEAAAALPMNYLTVHFALTRRGRLRERETVLVHGAAGGVGTAACQLAAALGAHVIAVVSSDAKVEVARAAGAHEAILADGFRDTVKERTAGRGVDMVVDPVGGDRFTDSLRSLAREGRLLVIGFTGGEIPTVKVNRLLLNNIAVVGVGWGAFFLAEPSYLQEQWADLFPLLESGTLDPVLGNRYRLEDAAQALLELDQRRAQGKVLLTIR